Proteins encoded together in one Orrella marina window:
- the ctaD gene encoding cytochrome c oxidase subunit I: MSSVTVDHIPGKGTDASHGHHEDHAHHMPHGWRRWLFATNHKDIGTMYLIFSFAMFLEGGVLALLLRTELFVPGIQFFQPELFNQFTTMHGLIMVFGAIMPAFVGFANYMIPLQIGASDMAFARMNNFSFWLLPVAAILLTASFFVPGGATAAGWTLYAPLTLQMGPGMDLAIFAVHIMGASSIMGAINIIVTVLNMRAPGMTLMKMPLFCWTWLITAYLLIAVMPVLAAAITMLLTDRHFGTGFFNAAAGGDPVLYQHIFWFFGHPEVYIMILPAFGIVSAIVPAFARKKLFGYASMVYATASIAILSFIVWAHHMFTTGMPVTAQLYFMYATMLISIPTGVKVFNWVATMWKGSMTFETPMLFSVGFIFVFTIGGFTGLILSVAPIDIQVHDTYYVVAHFHYVLVAGSLFALFAGTYYWLPKWTGRMYDERLGKWHFWMSMISFNVTFFPMHFLGLAGMPRRYVDYATQFTDFHMIATVGAFWFGLSQLIFLWAVLKAYAGKGEIAPAKPWEGAEGLEWTVPSPAPFHTFETPPVVK, encoded by the coding sequence ATGAGTAGCGTTACCGTTGATCATATTCCGGGGAAGGGCACTGACGCTTCCCACGGTCATCACGAAGATCACGCTCACCACATGCCCCATGGGTGGCGTCGCTGGTTGTTTGCAACCAACCACAAAGATATCGGTACGATGTACCTGATATTCTCGTTCGCGATGTTCCTGGAGGGCGGTGTGCTGGCGCTGCTGCTTCGTACAGAACTGTTTGTGCCCGGCATCCAGTTCTTTCAGCCCGAACTGTTCAACCAGTTCACCACCATGCACGGCCTGATCATGGTGTTCGGCGCGATCATGCCGGCATTTGTCGGGTTTGCGAACTACATGATCCCGCTGCAGATTGGTGCATCCGATATGGCGTTTGCCCGGATGAACAACTTCAGTTTCTGGCTTCTCCCTGTTGCAGCAATTCTGCTCACAGCTTCGTTCTTCGTGCCCGGTGGCGCGACGGCCGCCGGCTGGACCCTTTATGCACCTTTGACGCTGCAGATGGGCCCCGGTATGGACCTGGCCATCTTCGCCGTCCACATCATGGGTGCATCGTCCATCATGGGTGCGATCAACATTATCGTGACGGTCCTGAACATGCGTGCGCCTGGCATGACGCTCATGAAAATGCCTCTGTTTTGCTGGACCTGGCTCATCACTGCTTACCTCCTGATCGCCGTGATGCCGGTTCTGGCCGCTGCCATCACCATGCTGCTGACCGACCGTCACTTCGGCACCGGGTTCTTTAATGCAGCAGCCGGTGGTGACCCTGTTCTGTATCAGCATATCTTCTGGTTCTTCGGACACCCGGAGGTGTACATCATGATTCTGCCTGCGTTCGGGATTGTGTCTGCCATCGTGCCCGCGTTCGCACGCAAGAAGCTGTTCGGTTACGCTTCGATGGTGTACGCAACCGCATCGATCGCCATCCTGTCGTTCATCGTGTGGGCGCACCACATGTTCACGACCGGTATGCCAGTGACCGCGCAGCTGTACTTTATGTACGCAACCATGCTGATTTCCATCCCGACTGGCGTGAAAGTATTCAACTGGGTTGCGACAATGTGGAAAGGGTCCATGACCTTTGAAACACCAATGTTGTTCTCGGTTGGTTTCATCTTTGTGTTCACCATCGGCGGCTTCACGGGGCTGATTCTGTCGGTCGCTCCGATCGACATCCAGGTACATGACACGTACTATGTCGTTGCACACTTCCACTACGTGCTGGTCGCTGGCTCCCTGTTTGCGCTGTTCGCGGGCACCTATTACTGGCTTCCCAAGTGGACTGGTCGCATGTACGACGAGAGGCTGGGCAAGTGGCACTTCTGGATGAGCATGATCTCCTTTAACGTGACCTTCTTCCCGATGCACTTCCTGGGTCTGGCTGGTATGCCCCGTCGCTATGTTGACTACGCAACCCAGTTCACGGACTTCCACATGATCGCAACGGTTGGTGCATTCTGGTTTGGTCTGTCCCAGCTGATCTTCCTGTGGGCTGTCCTCAAGGCCTATGCAGGCAAAGGTGAAATTGCACCGGCCAAGCCATGGGAAGGCGCTGAAGGTCTGGAGTGGACTGTGCCTTCGCCAGCACCTTTCCACACCTTCGAGACACCCCCGGTTGTCAAGTAA
- a CDS encoding cytochrome oxidase small assembly protein: MTPEQRRKNKRTGLIFLAIVALVFGWYVVKQYLLINPL; the protein is encoded by the coding sequence ATGACACCAGAGCAACGTCGTAAGAACAAACGAACAGGTCTGATTTTTCTGGCGATTGTTGCGCTGGTGTTTGGATGGTATGTTGTGAAACAGTACCTCCTTATCAATCCGCTTTGA
- a CDS encoding DUF2970 domain-containing protein, with protein MESTQRKLSFFQTLRAVLWAMFGVRRGAGWREDVARLNPVYVIMIGVLFTIVFVISLVFLAGWVVSSMTGQG; from the coding sequence ATGGAATCAACACAACGCAAATTGAGTTTCTTTCAGACATTGCGCGCAGTGCTCTGGGCGATGTTCGGTGTGCGCAGGGGGGCGGGCTGGCGGGAAGATGTTGCCAGGCTCAACCCGGTTTACGTCATCATGATTGGTGTTCTGTTCACGATCGTTTTTGTGATCAGCTTGGTTTTTTTGGCCGGATGGGTCGTCAGTTCAATGACGGGACAAGGTTAA
- a CDS encoding cytochrome c oxidase subunit 3, with protein MSASHSAPGKEAPYYYVPADSPHPVRASFSLLLVMLGASAWINDLTAGKWVFYAGIAGLLIVLFFWFGDAIREGQSGLNSKRIDVSYRWSMSWFIFSEVMFFAAFFGALWYTRVVTTPWLGDLDHSLLLWPDFAAVWPNLGPAGIVEEFQAMGPFWLPTINTALLLTSGVTLTISHHALRENHRSKSIFWLFATIVLGFIFVGCQAYEYLHAYRDLNLRFDSGVFGSLFYMLTGFHGFHVILGATILTVILFRMLKGHFTADNHFGFEGAAWYWHFVDVVWLGLYLFVYWF; from the coding sequence ATGAGTGCAAGTCACTCCGCGCCAGGAAAAGAGGCACCCTATTACTACGTTCCGGCAGACTCGCCGCACCCAGTGCGTGCAAGTTTTTCGCTATTGCTGGTCATGCTGGGCGCATCGGCCTGGATCAATGACCTGACTGCAGGCAAGTGGGTTTTTTACGCTGGCATTGCAGGTCTTCTGATCGTGCTCTTTTTCTGGTTTGGTGATGCCATCCGTGAAGGGCAAAGCGGCCTGAACAGCAAACGCATTGACGTGTCGTATCGCTGGAGTATGAGCTGGTTCATCTTCTCGGAAGTCATGTTCTTTGCCGCGTTCTTCGGCGCGCTCTGGTATACGCGTGTCGTGACCACCCCGTGGCTGGGCGATCTGGATCACAGTCTGTTGCTCTGGCCTGATTTCGCTGCCGTCTGGCCTAACCTGGGTCCAGCAGGCATTGTGGAAGAGTTTCAGGCAATGGGCCCGTTCTGGCTGCCGACCATCAACACGGCGCTGCTGCTGACTTCAGGGGTGACCTTGACGATCTCTCACCATGCCTTGCGTGAGAATCATCGTAGCAAGTCCATTTTCTGGTTGTTCGCGACCATTGTTTTGGGCTTTATCTTTGTCGGCTGTCAGGCCTACGAGTACCTGCATGCATATCGCGACTTGAACCTGCGCTTTGACTCAGGTGTGTTCGGATCGTTGTTCTACATGCTGACTGGCTTTCACGGTTTTCACGTGATCCTCGGTGCGACCATTCTGACCGTGATTCTGTTCAGGATGCTGAAGGGTCACTTTACGGCTGACAACCACTTCGGATTCGAGGGAGCTGCATGGTACTGGCACTTTGTTGACGTAGTCTGGCTCGGGCTGTACCTCTTCGTGTACTGGTTCTGA
- a CDS encoding twin transmembrane helix small protein: MRIFVIIVFLGILASLGSAYVYLMKDKGGTNRTVNALTVRIGLSVALFLFLLLANQLGWIESTGYRPGQ; this comes from the coding sequence ATGCGAATATTTGTCATCATCGTTTTCCTGGGCATTCTGGCCAGCCTGGGATCGGCTTACGTTTATCTCATGAAGGACAAAGGTGGAACAAACCGCACGGTCAATGCGCTCACCGTCCGGATTGGCCTGTCTGTTGCGTTGTTTCTGTTCCTGCTCCTGGCCAACCAGTTAGGCTGGATTGAAAGCACTGGATACCGGCCCGGGCAGTAA
- a CDS encoding SURF1 family protein: protein MKRGSVRWWLAVSLLAVLGLTFVGMGRWQLNRADERRAIGAQIERGRMTAPVQIRPGMKTSDANPWQSAQATGHWLPQYTVLLDNRAQDGRPGLWLAMPLALADDTVLLVLRGWVPRPIAGQGEIAKMELPDGFVTIRGEIAEHVPRLYELQEDGPLQFDGSERLVESEITLDLMNLPRRQNLSLDDLSNALPGQAVLPFVLTQTAEDDSILVDGRSLIRDWPQPSVDADKNMGYAMQWFMFASIAFGALVVLLWRTRRRATIAP, encoded by the coding sequence TTGAAACGTGGTTCAGTACGGTGGTGGCTGGCAGTCTCGTTGCTTGCAGTGCTGGGGCTGACCTTTGTCGGGATGGGACGGTGGCAACTGAACCGTGCAGACGAGCGCCGGGCGATCGGTGCACAGATCGAAAGAGGGCGCATGACTGCACCCGTTCAGATCCGTCCAGGCATGAAGACATCGGATGCAAACCCATGGCAGAGCGCTCAGGCGACCGGGCACTGGTTGCCGCAATATACGGTATTGCTGGATAACCGGGCCCAAGATGGCAGACCTGGCCTGTGGCTTGCGATGCCGCTTGCCCTGGCAGACGATACAGTACTGCTGGTGTTGAGAGGCTGGGTGCCGCGGCCGATCGCAGGACAGGGAGAGATCGCGAAGATGGAGCTGCCCGATGGGTTCGTCACCATCCGTGGTGAAATCGCCGAGCACGTCCCCAGGCTGTACGAACTCCAGGAAGACGGACCATTGCAGTTTGATGGTTCTGAGCGTCTTGTCGAAAGTGAGATCACACTTGATCTGATGAACTTGCCGCGTCGGCAGAACCTGTCTCTGGATGATCTGTCAAACGCATTGCCAGGTCAGGCGGTTCTGCCGTTTGTACTCACCCAGACTGCCGAAGATGACTCGATTCTGGTCGACGGACGCTCACTGATCCGGGACTGGCCGCAACCGTCTGTGGATGCTGACAAGAACATGGGTTATGCGATGCAGTGGTTCATGTTCGCCTCAATTGCATTTGGGGCACTGGTAGTACTTTTATGGCGCACCCGTCGTCGTGCGACAATCGCGCCTTGA
- a CDS encoding SCO family protein: MNAQSSMQPSQQSPRQTSGPQKPRSNAPLIWIIVISLIPVIAAFVVYYYPSLQPEGQTNYGSFVQPQKPLPGPDTLKVTTLDGKPFDLETIKGQWVFVTADNASCEEDCAKKLFIIRNVHAMTGKNVERLARVWFVTDDEPVPEKVLEAYKGTLMLRADPEQLAQYLDRDGLEKSIWIIDPLGNLIMQYPEDPDPLRIRKDIGKLLHNSRIG, encoded by the coding sequence ATGAACGCCCAATCCTCCATGCAACCTTCACAGCAGTCACCTCGTCAGACGTCTGGTCCGCAAAAGCCCCGCTCGAATGCGCCCTTGATCTGGATTATCGTGATCAGCCTTATTCCTGTTATTGCAGCCTTTGTGGTGTATTACTACCCGTCCCTGCAGCCAGAGGGGCAGACCAACTACGGTAGCTTTGTTCAGCCTCAGAAGCCGCTGCCAGGTCCTGACACGCTGAAAGTGACCACGCTTGATGGCAAGCCGTTTGATCTCGAAACGATCAAAGGCCAGTGGGTGTTTGTGACTGCAGACAATGCATCCTGTGAAGAAGATTGCGCGAAGAAGCTCTTTATCATCCGTAACGTGCACGCCATGACAGGCAAGAACGTGGAACGCCTGGCCCGTGTCTGGTTCGTGACTGATGATGAACCAGTCCCGGAAAAGGTGCTCGAAGCCTACAAGGGTACCCTCATGCTGAGAGCGGATCCGGAGCAACTGGCCCAGTACCTGGACCGTGACGGCCTGGAGAAATCGATCTGGATAATTGATCCGCTGGGCAATCTCATCATGCAGTATCCCGAGGATCCTGATCCACTGCGGATCAGGAAGGACATCGGTAAATTACTGCATAACTCACGCATCGGGTAA
- a CDS encoding COX15/CtaA family protein codes for MTEEQEFQKALARRRRYRRLVFLTWFLTLDLIMFGAFVRLTDSGLGCPDWPGCYGQLSPVGALSDIRAAEQAMPHGPVTLPKAWIEMIHRYVGALLGLMIIGFTYMAWRWRDVIGRSPELPTFTLFAVCLQGAFGAWTVTMKLMPMIVTAHLLGGMGLLALMTWLAAREKTHAPIQPQSKSSTPWVVAGLLIVFFQIALGGWVSTNYAALACMDFPTCHGEWVPEMDLHGGFSIVRALGELPGGETISQHALTAIHWVHRNFAWFVFAVVGALALKLRRDPGLRGPSHLVLALLLAQLVTGLTTIFFQWPLLIAVLHNAGAAGLVIGMVTLLVRVAGIEPPQVRHPKLAEID; via the coding sequence ATGACAGAGGAACAGGAGTTTCAAAAGGCGCTTGCGCGCCGCAGGCGTTATCGCAGACTGGTATTTCTGACGTGGTTTCTCACGCTTGACCTGATCATGTTCGGTGCGTTCGTGCGTCTGACCGATTCAGGCCTCGGATGCCCTGACTGGCCTGGTTGCTATGGCCAGTTGTCTCCGGTCGGCGCTTTGAGCGATATTCGCGCCGCAGAGCAGGCCATGCCGCACGGCCCTGTAACCTTGCCCAAGGCATGGATAGAGATGATCCATCGCTACGTTGGCGCGCTACTTGGCCTGATGATCATCGGCTTCACCTACATGGCATGGCGCTGGCGCGACGTAATTGGTCGATCACCGGAATTGCCGACGTTCACCCTGTTCGCAGTCTGTCTGCAAGGTGCTTTTGGCGCCTGGACTGTCACCATGAAGCTCATGCCGATGATTGTGACCGCCCACCTGCTTGGAGGAATGGGACTGCTTGCGTTGATGACGTGGCTCGCCGCCCGAGAGAAAACCCACGCACCGATTCAACCGCAGTCGAAGTCCAGCACTCCCTGGGTGGTGGCCGGTTTGCTGATTGTGTTCTTCCAGATAGCACTGGGGGGATGGGTCAGCACCAACTATGCGGCGCTGGCTTGCATGGATTTTCCGACCTGCCACGGTGAGTGGGTGCCGGAAATGGATCTGCATGGCGGATTCTCGATCGTGCGGGCACTGGGTGAGCTACCGGGCGGGGAGACGATCTCGCAACATGCGCTGACTGCCATACACTGGGTGCACCGAAATTTTGCATGGTTCGTGTTCGCTGTTGTAGGAGCACTTGCGCTCAAGTTACGTCGTGATCCAGGTCTGCGTGGTCCTTCCCATCTGGTGCTGGCTTTGCTCCTGGCTCAACTCGTGACGGGCCTGACCACCATCTTCTTCCAGTGGCCGTTGCTGATCGCGGTGCTGCATAATGCAGGGGCAGCTGGTCTGGTGATCGGCATGGTGACGTTGCTGGTACGAGTCGCCGGAATCGAGCCGCCGCAAGTCAGGCATCCCAAACTGGCAGAGATTGACTAA